A DNA window from Comamonas sp. 26 contains the following coding sequences:
- a CDS encoding bifunctional adenosylcobinamide kinase/adenosylcobinamide-phosphate guanylyltransferase, whose translation MPRTQFILGGQKSGKSRRAELLARQWLQSGVQHQAVLVATGQAWDAEMTERIVRHQRDRAERVPGMQTLEEPRELAQVIAQHSHPERLLVIDCLTLWLTNWLMPVEAENSEEKMPSAQAWQAQLAMFLKALDDAAGPIILVGNEIGLGVIPMGREVRAFVDALGVLNQQVAAHCESATLMCAGLPLALKGPQA comes from the coding sequence ATGCCGCGTACGCAGTTCATTCTGGGCGGTCAAAAAAGCGGTAAGTCCCGCCGTGCGGAGCTGCTGGCACGCCAGTGGCTGCAAAGCGGGGTGCAGCATCAAGCGGTACTGGTGGCAACCGGCCAGGCCTGGGATGCCGAGATGACTGAGCGCATTGTGCGCCACCAGCGTGACCGCGCCGAGCGTGTGCCCGGCATGCAGACGCTGGAGGAGCCGCGTGAACTGGCCCAGGTGATTGCACAGCACAGCCACCCCGAGCGCCTGCTGGTGATTGACTGCCTGACGCTGTGGCTGACCAACTGGCTGATGCCGGTAGAGGCTGAAAATTCTGAAGAGAAAATGCCTTCAGCGCAAGCTTGGCAAGCACAGCTAGCTATGTTTTTGAAAGCATTGGATGACGCGGCTGGTCCCATCATTTTGGTGGGCAACGAGATTGGGCTGGGCGTGATTCCCATGGGCCGCGAGGTGCGTGCCTTTGTCGATGCGCTGGGTGTGCTTAACCAGCAAGTCGCAGCGCATTGCGAAAGTGCCACGCTGATGTGTGCGGGCCTGCCGCTGGCGCTGAAAGGGCCGCAAGCATGA
- a CDS encoding ABC transporter substrate-binding protein, translating to MKAMAKFMAGGALAGWLLGAALPVAAQSVQITDARGSKVQLAKSPQRIVSLLPSLTESLCALGGCERLVGVDRYSNWPAHTKTLPIVGGGLDPNIESIVALKPDLVLASMASRSIGRMEALGLKVVALEPRTHAEARVVLQKLGVLLNLPPAQGADRVWSGIEADMAKAAASVPEKIRGQRVYFEASRGPFAAGENSFIGETLTQLHLRNVIEAKLGPFPRINPEYVVKLDPDILMAGERAWKTGVPEYPGWLQMRAVKQGAICAFTPEQSDILVRPGPRMAEGAQIIARCLQRLAVSVTGAQGKSQ from the coding sequence ATGAAGGCGATGGCGAAATTCATGGCTGGCGGCGCACTGGCGGGTTGGTTGCTGGGCGCTGCGTTGCCGGTGGCCGCTCAATCCGTGCAGATCACCGATGCGCGTGGCAGCAAGGTGCAGCTGGCCAAATCGCCGCAGCGCATTGTCAGCTTACTGCCGTCGCTCACTGAAAGCCTTTGCGCACTGGGCGGCTGTGAGCGACTGGTGGGGGTGGACCGCTACTCCAACTGGCCGGCGCACACCAAGACCCTGCCCATCGTGGGCGGGGGGCTGGATCCGAATATCGAAAGCATTGTGGCGCTCAAGCCTGATCTGGTGCTGGCATCCATGGCTTCGCGCTCCATAGGGCGCATGGAAGCACTGGGCCTTAAAGTCGTGGCGCTTGAGCCGCGTACCCATGCCGAAGCGCGTGTGGTGCTGCAAAAACTGGGTGTGCTGCTGAATCTGCCACCCGCGCAAGGCGCGGACCGCGTCTGGTCCGGCATTGAAGCCGATATGGCCAAAGCTGCTGCCAGCGTGCCCGAGAAAATACGCGGCCAGCGCGTGTACTTTGAAGCTAGCCGCGGCCCCTTTGCGGCCGGTGAAAACTCTTTTATTGGCGAGACCTTGACGCAGCTGCACCTGCGCAATGTGATTGAAGCAAAGCTCGGGCCATTTCCGCGCATCAACCCCGAATACGTGGTCAAGCTTGACCCCGACATCTTGATGGCGGGCGAGCGTGCCTGGAAAACTGGCGTGCCCGAATATCCGGGCTGGTTGCAGATGCGTGCCGTCAAGCAGGGGGCGATATGTGCTTTTACGCCTGAGCAATCCGACATACTGGTGCGCCCCGGCCCGCGCATGGCAGAAGGCGCGCAGATCATCGCTCGCTGCCTGCAGCGACTGGCGGTTTCGGTCACCGGTGCTCAGGGCAAGAGCCAATGA
- a CDS encoding iron ABC transporter permease, producing MSLIKRNQSLQTGLAAPWLLLWLALAGSLLALLGAGIGSTGFESVLNARHDPLAWQIVLDIRLPRTAAALLAGGLLGLAGAIAQGVFRNPLADPYLLGSASGASLGVALAMAALGVSPFALAGLARWGVTGAAFAGAVVAVVLTLVLAKGVQNTMRLLLAGVVVGVVLGAAASLVLLMNPDIMQAMQSFMLGSTAFAGWNACALMLWVLLPTLALSWCLSRVLDGLALGESTAHSLGLPLGPLRLLLIVLLALATGTAVAQTGLIAFVGLAAPHLVRSMVRALHRWLLVLSSLMGAVLLLAADLLARWLIAPQELPVGVLTAVLGGSYLLWLMHRRGTLSAGEGA from the coding sequence ATGAGCTTAATCAAGCGCAATCAATCACTGCAGACCGGGCTGGCCGCCCCCTGGCTATTGCTGTGGCTGGCGCTGGCTGGCAGCTTGCTGGCGCTGCTGGGTGCAGGCATTGGCAGCACGGGCTTTGAGAGCGTGCTGAACGCCCGCCATGACCCGCTGGCCTGGCAAATCGTGCTGGACATTCGCCTGCCGCGCACGGCCGCGGCCTTGCTGGCCGGTGGCTTGCTGGGGCTGGCGGGTGCGATTGCGCAGGGCGTGTTTCGCAATCCGCTGGCGGACCCGTATTTGCTGGGCAGTGCATCGGGCGCATCGCTGGGCGTGGCGCTGGCCATGGCGGCGCTGGGCGTGTCGCCCTTTGCGTTGGCCGGGCTGGCCCGCTGGGGCGTGACGGGCGCGGCCTTTGCCGGAGCTGTGGTTGCCGTGGTGCTGACGCTGGTGCTGGCCAAGGGCGTGCAAAACACCATGCGCTTGTTGCTGGCTGGCGTGGTGGTGGGGGTGGTGCTGGGCGCAGCCGCATCGCTGGTGCTCTTGATGAACCCCGACATCATGCAGGCCATGCAATCCTTCATGCTGGGCAGCACCGCGTTTGCGGGCTGGAATGCCTGCGCGCTGATGCTGTGGGTGCTGCTGCCCACGCTGGCCCTGTCCTGGTGCCTGAGCCGCGTGCTGGATGGGCTGGCGCTGGGTGAATCGACCGCCCATAGCCTTGGCCTGCCGCTGGGCCCGCTGCGCCTGCTGCTGATTGTGCTGCTGGCGCTGGCCACCGGCACCGCCGTAGCGCAGACCGGGCTGATTGCTTTTGTGGGGCTGGCGGCTCCGCACCTGGTGCGATCCATGGTACGGGCGCTGCACCGCTGGTTGCTGGTGCTTAGCAGCCTGATGGGCGCGGTGCTGCTGCTGGCCGCTGATTTGCTGGCGCGCTGGCTGATTGCGCCTCAGGAGCTGCCTGTGGGCGTGCTCACCGCCGTGCTGGGCGGTAGCTATTTGCTGTGGCTGATGCACAGGCGCGGCACGCTGTCGGCAGGAGAGGGCGCATGA
- a CDS encoding ABC transporter ATP-binding protein: MSNQATQAALATNALTVQALNVQLGEREVLRQLSVQIPKGRWTAIVGPNGAGKSTLLRAMAGMRASNQQQSGDVFLQGRKLADWNGRERAKALAWLGQNQQVSADMAVYDVVMLGRLPHQGWLAPASSADQQAVEQALKRTHAWDWRQRSIGQLSGGERQRVLLARALAVQAQTLLMDEPLANLDPPHQTDWMLTARSLVQQGMTVVSVLHELSFALLADEIIVMQAGRITRQGACSDPASHAALEAVFEHRIQVRELDGLWLALPRLR, encoded by the coding sequence ATGAGCAATCAGGCCACTCAAGCCGCGCTGGCTACGAACGCATTGACGGTGCAAGCCTTGAATGTGCAATTGGGCGAGCGCGAAGTGCTGCGCCAGCTCAGTGTGCAAATCCCCAAGGGTCGCTGGACGGCCATCGTCGGCCCCAATGGCGCGGGCAAATCCACCTTGCTGCGCGCCATGGCGGGCATGCGTGCCAGCAACCAGCAGCAAAGCGGCGATGTATTTTTGCAAGGCCGCAAGCTGGCCGACTGGAATGGCCGCGAGCGCGCCAAGGCGCTGGCATGGCTGGGGCAAAACCAGCAGGTGTCCGCCGATATGGCGGTGTATGACGTGGTCATGCTGGGCCGCTTGCCGCATCAGGGCTGGCTGGCTCCAGCGTCTAGTGCTGACCAGCAGGCGGTAGAGCAGGCGCTGAAGCGCACCCATGCGTGGGACTGGCGCCAGCGCAGCATTGGTCAACTCTCGGGCGGAGAGCGCCAGCGCGTGCTGCTGGCCCGCGCACTGGCCGTGCAGGCCCAGACCTTGCTGATGGATGAGCCGCTGGCCAATCTCGACCCACCGCACCAGACCGACTGGATGCTGACCGCGCGCAGCCTGGTGCAGCAGGGCATGACCGTGGTCAGCGTGCTGCACGAGCTGTCGTTTGCGTTGCTGGCGGATGAAATCATCGTTATGCAGGCCGGGCGGATTACCCGTCAGGGCGCATGCAGCGACCCGGCCAGCCATGCCGCGCTGGAGGCAGTGTTCGAGCACCGCATACAGGTGCGAGAGCTGGATGGCCTGTGGCTGGCCCTGCCACGCCTGCGCTGA
- the cobO gene encoding cob(I)yrinic acid a,c-diamide adenosyltransferase, which produces MHIETPPTEKPYEKPEGERRGLIIVNTGNGKGKSTAAFGLAFRATGRGKAVKVYQFMKVPTARFGEHRLAEQVGLPIEGLGDGFSWKSKDLDHSAQLARDGWEKAKADILSGEFFLVVLDEITYPLIYGWLPLQDVLDMLKARPKDVHVCLTGRRCPQEIIDMADTVTEMTMIKHAFQAGIPAQRGIED; this is translated from the coding sequence ATGCATATTGAAACGCCTCCCACCGAAAAGCCCTATGAAAAACCCGAGGGCGAGCGCCGCGGCCTGATCATCGTCAACACCGGCAACGGCAAGGGCAAAAGCACGGCAGCTTTTGGTCTGGCCTTTCGCGCCACGGGCCGGGGTAAGGCCGTCAAGGTCTATCAGTTCATGAAAGTGCCGACAGCCCGCTTTGGCGAGCACCGTCTGGCCGAGCAGGTGGGTCTGCCCATTGAAGGGCTGGGCGACGGCTTTAGCTGGAAGAGCAAGGACCTGGACCACTCCGCTCAGCTGGCGCGCGATGGCTGGGAAAAAGCCAAGGCTGATATTTTGTCGGGTGAGTTTTTCCTCGTCGTGCTGGACGAAATCACTTACCCGCTGATCTACGGCTGGCTGCCACTGCAAGACGTGCTGGACATGCTCAAGGCACGCCCCAAGGATGTGCATGTCTGCCTGACAGGTCGCCGCTGCCCGCAGGAGATCATCGACATGGCCGACACCGTCACCGAAATGACGATGATCAAACACGCGTTTCAGGCGGGAATTCCCGCTCAGCGAGGGATTGAAGACTAA
- the bluB gene encoding 5,6-dimethylbenzimidazole synthase, giving the protein MSEAHPLPTIPATPFTEAERAAVYRAIYERRDMRHFAGGQVADDVLLRLLRAAHHAPSVGFMQPWRFIRVKSLDLRKQIHALVEEERVRTAHAMGEREEDFMKLKVQGVLDAAEVLVVAMPPGREAHIFGRRTLPEMDIASTACAIQNLWLAARAEGLGMGWVSIFDPLQLAKLLQMPDGAHPLGVLCLGPVDAYYAAPMLQQEKWACRAPLEDMLMDDVWDTTRVVPNNAAATATKGKTGT; this is encoded by the coding sequence ATGTCTGAAGCACACCCATTACCCACCATCCCTGCCACGCCTTTTACCGAGGCTGAGCGTGCTGCCGTCTACCGCGCCATTTATGAGCGCCGCGACATGCGCCACTTTGCGGGCGGGCAGGTCGCGGATGACGTTTTGCTGCGCTTGCTGCGTGCGGCGCACCACGCACCTAGCGTGGGCTTCATGCAGCCCTGGCGCTTCATCCGCGTCAAGAGTCTGGACCTGCGCAAGCAAATCCACGCACTGGTCGAAGAAGAGCGCGTGCGCACCGCCCACGCCATGGGCGAGCGTGAAGAAGACTTCATGAAGCTCAAGGTGCAGGGCGTGCTGGATGCGGCCGAGGTGCTGGTCGTCGCCATGCCACCGGGGCGCGAGGCGCATATCTTTGGCCGCCGCACGTTGCCCGAAATGGACATTGCCAGCACCGCCTGCGCCATTCAAAACCTGTGGCTGGCTGCGCGTGCCGAAGGGCTGGGCATGGGCTGGGTGTCGATTTTTGACCCGCTGCAACTGGCAAAGCTGCTGCAAATGCCCGATGGAGCCCACCCGCTGGGTGTGCTGTGTCTGGGCCCTGTCGATGCGTATTACGCCGCGCCCATGCTGCAGCAAGAAAAATGGGCCTGTCGTGCGCCACTCGAAGACATGCTGATGGACGATGTATGGGATACCACGCGCGTCGTTCCGAATAACGCTGCGGCGACTGCGACCAAGGGTAAAACGGGCACATGA
- the cbiB gene encoding adenosylcobinamide-phosphate synthase CbiB: protein MTAMTWAELIGLPLSPVVWLYQTFTSSDQAAWHWAGNVQAALLAVLVALLMDRLWGEPPVWLHPVVLMGKLLGWAGQAIAPRHEVNNDFGRFCLAALAWCALAALFFIVYWLAQFLLGFAPWWVWGLAVGVLLKPLLSWRMLKDEVLAVEAALQQSLPAGRERLSWLVSRDTAQLDAATVRESAIETLAENLSDSVIAPLFWFAVAGLPGAAVYRLANTADAMWGYPSWRGQGDKRRHWQWAGKWAARADDVLNWIPARITAFWLALVAGGVSWSGLRRDARVTPSPNGGWPMSAMALALGVHLSKPGVYQLNPQGRGPESEDLHKSVKLASKVIAAQVLLALIAMIFIALWMWKLVGNV, encoded by the coding sequence ATGACGGCAATGACCTGGGCTGAGCTGATCGGTCTTCCCCTCAGCCCCGTGGTGTGGTTGTACCAAACCTTCACTTCCAGCGATCAGGCCGCGTGGCATTGGGCGGGGAATGTGCAGGCCGCTTTGCTGGCGGTGCTGGTCGCCTTGCTGATGGACAGACTTTGGGGCGAGCCGCCGGTCTGGCTGCACCCCGTGGTTCTGATGGGCAAGCTGCTGGGCTGGGCCGGGCAGGCCATTGCGCCACGCCACGAGGTGAACAATGACTTTGGACGTTTTTGCCTTGCAGCGCTTGCGTGGTGCGCGCTGGCTGCTCTGTTTTTTATAGTTTATTGGCTGGCCCAGTTCCTGCTGGGTTTTGCGCCTTGGTGGGTGTGGGGGCTGGCGGTGGGCGTGCTGCTCAAGCCCCTGCTGTCCTGGCGCATGCTCAAAGATGAAGTGCTGGCAGTAGAAGCGGCCTTGCAGCAATCGCTGCCCGCTGGGCGTGAGCGCTTGTCCTGGCTGGTGAGCCGCGACACCGCGCAGCTCGATGCTGCCACCGTGCGCGAAAGCGCGATTGAGACGCTGGCCGAGAATTTGAGTGATTCGGTGATCGCCCCGCTGTTCTGGTTTGCCGTGGCTGGTTTGCCCGGTGCAGCCGTCTATCGGCTGGCCAATACCGCAGACGCCATGTGGGGCTACCCCAGCTGGCGCGGCCAGGGGGACAAACGCCGCCACTGGCAATGGGCTGGCAAATGGGCGGCGCGGGCGGACGATGTGCTTAACTGGATTCCGGCGCGTATCACCGCATTCTGGTTGGCGCTGGTGGCGGGCGGCGTGTCGTGGAGCGGCTTGCGGCGCGATGCGCGCGTGACGCCATCGCCCAACGGCGGCTGGCCCATGAGTGCCATGGCGCTGGCGCTGGGTGTGCATCTTTCCAAGCCCGGTGTGTATCAGCTCAACCCGCAGGGTCGGGGACCGGAGTCTGAGGACTTGCATAAGTCCGTAAAATTAGCGTCTAAAGTGATTGCAGCGCAGGTACTGCTTGCGCTGATAGCTATGATTTTTATTGCGCTCTGGATGTGGAAGTTGGTTGGGAATGTTTGA
- a CDS encoding aminotransferase class I/II-fold pyridoxal phosphate-dependent enzyme, with the protein MFDMNVAAMHGGTDALGVPAHDFSTNRNACGPCPMAVKALQAAHVAQYPDPHYTQLLAQLAAFHGVAVERIVIGGSSSELIHRITLHAVRSGAKNVFFPPHHYGDYLQAARVWRLALCRRAEVSTLPALSWACEPSSPLGVQEDIWPAWSKAPSPQEWRGLDCAYRPLWLEGEAPQRSLDGVWQLWTPNKALGMTGIRAAYAIAPVHAAAAELKALRDLAASWVVGSHGVAMLQAWVSDEVQQWLAQSLVTLRRWKAQQLALCAKLGWQVVAGHQANYFVVRLPLDDIAAPLAAMRAQGVKLRDCASFGLPGHARLGVLPPVSQAALERAWLSIQGSLKNAPNDLATPTPHA; encoded by the coding sequence ATGTTTGATATGAATGTGGCTGCCATGCATGGCGGCACCGATGCGCTGGGCGTGCCTGCGCATGATTTTTCGACCAATCGCAATGCCTGCGGGCCCTGCCCGATGGCGGTCAAGGCGCTGCAGGCTGCCCATGTGGCGCAGTACCCTGATCCCCATTACACGCAGTTGCTGGCACAACTGGCCGCCTTTCATGGCGTAGCGGTAGAGCGCATCGTCATTGGTGGCAGCAGCAGCGAGCTGATTCACCGCATCACCCTGCATGCCGTTCGCAGTGGTGCCAAGAACGTCTTTTTTCCGCCGCACCACTATGGCGACTACCTGCAGGCTGCCCGCGTCTGGCGGCTGGCGCTGTGTCGCCGCGCTGAAGTGAGCACGCTGCCTGCGCTGAGCTGGGCCTGTGAGCCATCCAGTCCGCTGGGCGTGCAAGAGGATATCTGGCCAGCGTGGAGCAAGGCACCGTCGCCGCAGGAGTGGCGCGGGCTGGACTGCGCCTATCGCCCGCTGTGGCTGGAGGGTGAGGCACCACAGCGATCGCTTGATGGCGTCTGGCAGCTGTGGACGCCGAATAAAGCGCTGGGCATGACAGGCATACGAGCTGCCTATGCGATTGCGCCTGTGCATGCGGCTGCCGCTGAACTCAAAGCCTTGCGTGACCTGGCTGCATCGTGGGTGGTGGGCTCGCATGGTGTGGCCATGCTGCAGGCCTGGGTCAGCGATGAGGTGCAGCAATGGCTGGCCCAAAGCCTGGTGACCTTGCGTCGCTGGAAGGCGCAGCAACTGGCGCTGTGTGCCAAGCTGGGCTGGCAGGTGGTGGCAGGCCATCAGGCCAACTACTTTGTGGTGCGCTTGCCTCTGGACGATATTGCTGCGCCACTGGCTGCAATGCGTGCCCAGGGCGTCAAGCTGCGGGACTGTGCCAGTTTTGGCCTGCCCGGCCATGCACGGCTGGGCGTGCTGCCCCCAGTGTCGCAGGCCGCACTGGAGCGGGCGTGGCTGAGTATTCAGGGCTCCTTGAAGAACGCACCCAATGACCTTGCAACGCCGACCCCGCATGCCTGA
- a CDS encoding HipA family kinase: MRSVLVERYVTPLREGGSMPAIVEADDLGTYVLKFRGAGQGVRALMAEIISGGMARALGLPVPEIVLTQLNGDLSRTESDPEIQDLIRASDGLNVGLDYLPGAINFDPAVDVVDSDFASRLVWFDTLVSNVDRTARNTNMLMCKKQPWLIDHGASLTFHHAWNGTVADPAKPFGPSSEHVLLPLASHIAEVDAELAARLTPEVLTAILAEVPDCFLEQAVADKDGDVLSGVQAHRAAYVNYFVARLAERGRWLQGVIDARA, encoded by the coding sequence CTGCGCTCTGTGCTGGTGGAGCGCTACGTCACGCCGCTGCGTGAAGGCGGCTCCATGCCCGCGATTGTCGAGGCCGACGACCTGGGCACCTATGTGCTCAAGTTCCGCGGGGCCGGGCAGGGCGTGCGGGCACTGATGGCCGAAATCATTTCTGGCGGCATGGCACGTGCGCTGGGCCTGCCCGTGCCAGAAATCGTGCTGACGCAGCTGAACGGTGATTTGTCTCGTACAGAGTCCGATCCTGAAATTCAAGACCTGATTCGCGCCAGCGACGGGCTGAACGTGGGCTTGGACTATCTGCCCGGCGCCATCAACTTTGACCCGGCTGTCGATGTGGTGGACAGCGACTTTGCCTCGCGTCTGGTGTGGTTTGACACCCTGGTCAGCAATGTGGACCGCACGGCGCGCAACACCAATATGCTGATGTGCAAAAAGCAGCCTTGGCTGATTGACCATGGCGCAAGCCTGACGTTTCACCATGCGTGGAATGGCACAGTGGCCGACCCGGCCAAGCCTTTCGGCCCCAGCTCTGAGCATGTGCTGCTGCCGCTGGCCAGCCATATCGCTGAGGTGGATGCTGAACTGGCTGCGCGGCTGACGCCCGAGGTGCTGACCGCCATTTTGGCGGAGGTGCCTGACTGCTTTCTGGAGCAGGCCGTCGCAGACAAAGACGGCGATGTCTTGAGCGGTGTGCAGGCCCACCGCGCAGCCTATGTGAATTATTTTGTGGCCCGCCTTGCGGAGCGTGGCCGTTGGTTGCAAGGAGTGATCGATGCCCGCGCATGA
- a CDS encoding DUF3037 domain-containing protein encodes MPAHEVYDYAVVRVMPRVEREEFVNAGVIISCQRTGHLQAAIALDEARLLALDPNVDMEAVHRHLGAIVAICEGAAHGGPIAQLPMRARYHWLTAKRSSIIQTSPSHMGLCMQPGEALARIMQRMVLPIQSET; translated from the coding sequence ATGCCCGCGCATGAGGTGTACGACTACGCAGTCGTGCGGGTAATGCCGCGCGTGGAGCGTGAAGAATTTGTGAATGCGGGCGTGATCATCTCCTGCCAGCGCACCGGTCATCTGCAGGCTGCCATTGCCCTGGATGAGGCACGCCTGCTGGCGCTGGATCCGAATGTGGACATGGAAGCCGTGCACCGCCACCTGGGAGCGATTGTGGCCATCTGCGAAGGTGCTGCCCATGGCGGCCCCATCGCCCAGTTGCCCATGCGTGCGCGCTACCACTGGCTGACGGCCAAGCGCAGCAGCATCATCCAGACATCGCCCTCGCACATGGGGCTGTGCATGCAGCCCGGCGAGGCACTGGCCCGCATCATGCAACGCATGGTGCTGCCCATCCAATCTGAAACTTAA
- a CDS encoding cobyric acid synthase, translated as MTARCIMVLGTSSGAGKSWVATALCAYYRSQGLKVAPFKAQNMSNNARVVSTSDGQWGEIGTAQYLQALAAGAVPDVRMNPLLLKPEADTRSQVVLFGQVNDELSAMPWRGRSLKVWPQIAQALDELCAENDVVVIEGAGSPAEINLHASDVVNMRVAKHCNAHCLLVSDIDRGGAFAHLYGTWALLPEDEQKLIKGFVLNKFRGDASLLAPAPQMLEEKTGIPTVACIPMQFAHGLPEEDGVFDDRGSTGAGQAIHTTIAIIAYPRISNLDEFQPLMQVPGVRVVWARSPAQIADADWVILPGSKATAADLAWMRTQGLDAAIVAHASEGRRVLGICGGLQMLGEALIDLHGVDGNAAGLGLLPLATLFAQEKTVQPTTLTLPVLQAPWNGLSSVQARGYEIHHGQTELRADMQAGAEQPAQELLPGMLWQGSNPAVVGTYLHGLFENAEVIHALFGHDAPSLEQVFARLAQGVGQWFEAGSL; from the coding sequence ATGACAGCACGTTGCATCATGGTGCTGGGCACCAGCAGTGGCGCAGGCAAAAGCTGGGTGGCCACGGCGCTGTGCGCCTACTACCGCAGCCAGGGCCTGAAGGTCGCGCCGTTCAAGGCGCAGAACATGAGCAATAACGCCCGTGTCGTCTCCACGTCCGACGGTCAATGGGGCGAGATCGGCACAGCCCAGTACCTGCAGGCCCTGGCCGCAGGCGCGGTGCCCGATGTGCGTATGAACCCCTTGCTGCTCAAGCCTGAGGCGGATACGCGCAGCCAGGTCGTGCTTTTTGGTCAGGTCAACGACGAGCTGAGTGCCATGCCATGGCGTGGCCGCAGCCTGAAAGTGTGGCCGCAGATTGCTCAGGCGCTGGACGAGCTGTGTGCCGAGAACGATGTGGTGGTGATCGAAGGCGCAGGTTCGCCCGCCGAGATCAATCTGCACGCCAGCGATGTGGTGAACATGCGCGTGGCCAAGCATTGCAACGCGCACTGCCTGCTGGTGTCTGATATTGACCGGGGCGGCGCTTTTGCCCACCTGTATGGCACCTGGGCGCTGCTGCCTGAAGACGAGCAAAAGCTGATCAAAGGCTTTGTGCTCAACAAGTTTCGTGGCGATGCATCGCTGCTGGCGCCTGCGCCGCAGATGCTTGAAGAGAAAACCGGCATCCCCACCGTGGCGTGCATCCCCATGCAGTTCGCCCACGGCCTGCCGGAAGAAGATGGCGTGTTCGACGACCGTGGCAGCACGGGTGCAGGGCAGGCCATTCACACCACCATCGCCATCATTGCCTACCCGCGCATCAGCAATCTGGACGAATTTCAGCCGCTGATGCAGGTGCCCGGCGTGCGCGTGGTCTGGGCGCGCTCACCCGCGCAGATTGCCGATGCCGACTGGGTCATCCTGCCCGGCAGCAAGGCCACAGCGGCTGACTTGGCGTGGATGCGCACGCAAGGGCTGGATGCGGCAATCGTGGCCCATGCCAGCGAAGGCCGGCGCGTGCTGGGCATTTGTGGCGGCCTGCAAATGCTGGGCGAGGCGCTGATTGATCTGCATGGCGTGGATGGCAACGCCGCAGGTCTGGGCTTGCTGCCGCTGGCAACGCTGTTTGCGCAAGAAAAGACGGTGCAACCCACCACACTGACCTTGCCCGTGCTGCAAGCGCCGTGGAATGGACTGAGCAGCGTGCAGGCGCGGGGCTATGAAATCCACCACGGTCAGACCGAGCTGCGTGCGGATATGCAGGCTGGCGCTGAGCAGCCCGCGCAAGAGCTATTGCCTGGCATGTTGTGGCAAGGCAGCAACCCGGCGGTGGTTGGCACCTATCTGCATGGGCTGTTTGAAAACGCCGAGGTGATTCACGCCTTGTTTGGTCACGATGCACCCAGTCTGGAGCAAGTTTTTGCGCGGCTGGCGCAGGGCGTAGGCCAATGGTTTGAGGCCGGATCTCTGTAG